A window of Bacillus toyonensis BCT-7112 genomic DNA:
TTAAATCAGCATATAAAATGAAAATGAGTATTGTATAATTCAGTAAAGAGCGTATTAATTTTGGAGGTGATTATATGAGTTCAAAAGAGTCACCAGAAGAAAAAAGAGAACACATAAGACAAAGTGAGTTAAAAAATAACCCTACCGGTTCTTTGAATGATGGGCTCAATAGAGCGGAATCAGGTAGCCTTGGTGATATGACAGGGGGCATGAATTGGAAAGGTACAGGGATATTAATTTTAGTGTTAGTTTTAGGATATATTATATACACTTACTTTTTCAGTTAAGGAAAGCCTAGCGAAACTTTAATTTGTTTATTTGCATTATTTGTGAAAATAAAAAACAAGGATTAAAGTCCCGCTGTATTACATATTAAAAAATAAATTATAGTTATTTGAGAACTTTTTATACTCATAATAGAGTTAGCATTATGCTAGCTCTATTATTTTTTGCCATATTCCTGTAACAAATCCCCTGTATATTCAGGGATGGAGGTGCAGGAGATGAAAAAAATGATAGCGATATGTCTTCTTACAACTATGTCATTTTCGACTTTAGTCGGGTGTGATGTAAAAGGTAATAATGCTGTACAAGAGTCTAAAATAAAGAAAGCGACGTATAAAGATTTTACTTACGATGTAAATCCAGAGACTTTCACGTTAACTGTAGAACATGATGGTGTAAAGGAACAGGCATCACGAGCTCTGCCGATAATGAAGGTGTCGAAT
This region includes:
- a CDS encoding DUF6366 family protein codes for the protein MSSKESPEEKREHIRQSELKNNPTGSLNDGLNRAESGSLGDMTGGMNWKGTGILILVLVLGYIIYTYFFS